The genomic DNA GGTTACATAACCGCATACCCTACTAATTCATTAAATCATCAATGCACTATGGTATACAAATAGATGTTTCATACGGATCTCGCTGTTCTCAACATCAATGTCATGGCCACCGGTTAACAAGAATATTTgatgaaaaaaaaagttaaaaaaaaatctacttttaaacatatttaaaaaattattttattCTACTTTTAAACAAACTGACATATTTTGGTATAATTGTTAAAATCACTAATGTTAACATAACTAACTTTTGACTCTCCCTCAAATTGGTCAAATATGAGTTATGTTACTCAACCGATCCTCTGAGAACATCACCTTTGCCTGTCGGCGGCAATATGATGCCGAGAATAACAAAACCGCATAGGAAAACAATCGAGACACCCAAAATATTCACCAGCATCGCTTCTGCAGAGTAACGTGAAATCACGTTGTTGGTTTGAAGAAACGTAGCTTTTTCTAAAAGGCCAGTTACACAAGCAGCAACCGCAAGCACGTAAATGTAGACTCCAAAAAACACATGCCATGGCAGCAGCGAAGCCCTGCTGTTTCTTGACCCGCCCGGATGCCAGAATGTCGCAAATCCAGCTCCCCACTAAACGGTCAAAAAGCGGTTCAAAAGTTGACTTTGTTTGACCAAAAAACATAAAGGAAGAGAGAAATGAGAACCTGGATGGTGAATAAGAATAAACATTAGACCTTGTGTAAAAGCATGccggttaaaaaaaaaattaaaaaaaaaaactagaaatgCTAAACATATCATATGTGCATCTATGAAGCCTCAAATTAACTGATAAACAATCGAAGAACAACATTATACAGTCTTGTAATTAAGTAACTATAAGCATATATAAtggcagtggcggaactagcctattaaatcaggggtatcccaaattttttttttactgcaatcatataatattaaaaaaacgaTAGCGGCGACATTAAATAAAGTATAATCTGGAAATCCATATCCGGCGAACTTTCAGGCAAACTCACCGGCATAACCAATAGTGGCGACATGCGTATTAACGACGACATTTTGTTCATTAGTGACGACCTCATTACCGGCAAACATGTCGCCGCTAATgattgttgattttttttattgaaCCAGTGTTATTGGCAGCAGCAAAATAGGAGACCAGTGCGTAAAGGATTGACCAGCCACGTTTGGTTTTCTTCCAGATCCTGATCCTGAGCGACGATCAGAAATAATGCCGCCATACGTATTTTGTGATTTTTTTGGGCTAATCTGATCAGCTGGGCTTATCTAATCAATTGGGTCATTGTTTCAATCGGCTCCCTTATTTTGTAAGTTTTGGTTGGTTAGGGATATCTTTCTATTATTTTAGGGATATCTTGATAAGAACTAGAAATTCAACTTCGATTACTAGAAGAAACGATTACATAAGTAGCCAAATTCGAGATAAGCTTGATCTCCGATTACAAGGTTCAGAACCCTAATTtttataacataaacattggCATCTAAAAAAGGAAGGAAACTGCTACTAATACTAATAATTCTAATTAAGCAGTTACCAAAATAACTTCCCCACTATTCTGCTATTATTGTGGAACAATTAATTTGGCGGGAATGGGAATAAAATTAGGTTGGGTTCGTATCATATCTtttgtataaaaccgaaaaaaaactaaaaaaaagatACACCAAGCATACGGACTtcagccgtagcccgtgctacagCTCACATAATAGTAGTCCCGCCCCTGTATAATGGTATCTCTATCTTGTAGGCGATTAAATTAAAGTATAGAAGAGTAAATCTGTAAATGCAGTCACCTTCCCCATTCAGCAGAACAAGACCGATTACCATCAAAACAGGATGAACCTGCAGTAAAATAAGAAAAATGCTTATAAAGTTCAAGAATTTATAATACGCTCGAATTTTCCGGATGAACAAAAAACACATTATGAGATTAGGGCTAATATCTTTTTTTATCTTTCTTGAAACATAAAGGATTAAACAAATTATAGAGTAAAACTATCACAACTTCTTTGTATCGCGATCTACACTTTCTTGTGTTACATAAATGGATGGCATTGTCTGTCATGGTAATTCTGCAGGATAAAACCCTAAGACCAACCGTTGTGGTCTCGCGCCCCTTGCCAAATGGGCTTTTTAACGCCCCCGTACACCACCCCAGGGGCGCCAAAGTTGTATTCGCCAAACCCTTCACGGGCGTTAAAGGTtgaaagagggggggggggggggggggcactcacacacacacacacatttatatttttttattttatttaattactaGTTAAACCACAACGTGATAGTTAAAGGGTGGGTTAGTTAAAGCGTCACTGCCTACGGCGCATTAACGTGATACGAACTCATGGGTCAACCCATGTCTTATGTTTTATGGGCAGCTCCAGATGGGTATTTGACCCATTTAATTATCTGCAGAAATGGGTTTTGGGGGGAACGGTTCTAGGAGCAAGTAGTGGGCAGTTTCTAGCAGTTAATTACCTTCTTTTCTTTTATGTTAAATAAGGCAGAATAGGGAATGTTTTAGATGTCgatgtttattttataaaaattagggTTCTTAAACCTTTTAATTGGAGACCTAATCCTTCTCGAATTGGATTATCTATCTTGTTTGTTCTTGTTTCAATCAAATCTGAATTACAGATTCTATCATAACGCCCCTTTCCATGTTAAACCACAACGCCCAGCCTAACGGTTAAAAAGTAAAAACAACACCCAAATGAGGATTCATAAACACCTAATATCCAAAACAAATCATATGTCACAATTAAAACAATTGTGTTGACAGGCCCAGCACAACCTTCTCGCTCTGCATGAAAAGCCCCACTTTCTGGCCCTCAGGCGCATTTTTCAGGCCAAGTTCTGACGATATTCCGGCCAAAAATCATTTGAACAGGTCCCAAACAATAATACCAACCGACCCTAAACAAGCCTGGAATCAACCTAAAGAAGCCTAAAAcccctaagagcattcacatccaagaCATCATATTCTCagtgtggtgtttttaaaatataaaaagtataaaaagtggttgtgagtggaggagagataaaatgttactgttcatctgtatatttgaggggacactgttcacccactataattttttaatatatattgaaagtggttgtgagtgaaggagagagaaaaatgtaatgataaaggtataaaaatattatttaattgaaaaggagagagaaaaagtatttgtttttagtggaaatatattgatataggagttgttttttagtgaaatgtatgtataattttagggggttggatgtgaatgctctaatataACCACAACCAATCTGCAGCCCCAAATCAGAGATCTATCAAGCATAAATTAGAACCATGGCATTGCAAAAACAAATCATATACAAGCATAAACAGCTAACAATTGAAAAAGggtactttttattttattttattttacttaaataaataaataagaagaGGA from Helianthus annuus cultivar XRQ/B chromosome 7, HanXRQr2.0-SUNRISE, whole genome shotgun sequence includes the following:
- the LOC110868750 gene encoding probable transmembrane ascorbate ferrireductase 2 isoform X3, with amino-acid sequence MGLFMAALVLIWNTRYRGGLAIISDDKTLIFNWGAGFATFWHPGGSRNSRASLLPWHVFFGVYIYVLAVAACVTGLLEKATFLQTNNVISRYSAEAMLVNILGVSIVFLCGFVILGIILPPTGKGDVLRGSVE
- the LOC110868750 gene encoding uncharacterized protein LOC110868750 isoform X2, whose translation is MGLFMAALVLIWNTRYRGGLAIISDDKTLIFNVHPVLMVIGLVLLNGEVGSWICDILASGRVKKQQGFAAAMACVFWSLHLRACGCCLCNWPFRKSYVSSNQQRDFTLLCRSDAGEYFGCLDCFPMRFCYSRHHIAADRQR
- the LOC110868750 gene encoding uncharacterized protein LOC110868750 isoform X1; this translates as MAVVPSVKFPPTHLIRASYGSIYGCVSSHMEHSLQRRIGYHFRRQNSHLQCSSCFDGNRSCSAEWGRFSFLSSFMFFGQTKSTFEPLFDRLVGSWICDILASGRVKKQQGFAAAMACVFWSLHLRACGCCLCNWPFRKSYVSSNQQRDFTLLCRSDAGEYFGCLDCFPMRFCYSRHHIAADRQR